The following are encoded in a window of Primulina eburnea isolate SZY01 chromosome 4, ASM2296580v1, whole genome shotgun sequence genomic DNA:
- the LOC140829196 gene encoding glycylpeptide N-tetradecanoyltransferase 1-like produces MADNKTPTESPNISGDNTLSSENENDSGNEVSIDSLAQKVQESLSLGKRHKFWETQPVGQFKDLGNASIPEGPIEQPTLLSEVKQEPYNLPTPYEWITCDMDSEEMCAEVYSLLANNYVEDDENMFRFNYSKEFLQWALRPPGFYRSWHIGVRVKSSKKLVAFITGIPAKIRVRNDVVVMAEVNFLCVHKKLRSKRLAPVLIKEVTRRIHLENIWQAAYTAGVVLPTPITTCQYWHRSLNPKKLIDVGFSRLGPRMTMSRTIKLYKLPDQTATPGFRKMEPHDVPAVTRLLRNYLKQFVVAPDFDELDVEHWLLPRENVVNSYLVASPDNQEITDFCSFYTLPSSILGSLSYSSLKAAYSYYNVSTKTPLLQLMNDVLIVAKKEEFDVFNALDVMQNEIFLKELKFGPGDGKLHYYLYNYRLKHVLRSSELGLVLL; encoded by the coding sequence ATGGCTGATAACAAGACACCGACTGAAAGCCCCAATATTTCTGGCGATAATACCTTATCTTCTGAAAATGAGAATGATAGTGGAAATGAAGTATCAATTGATTCTTTAGCGCAGAAAGTCCAAGAGTCTCTTTCTCTTGGAAAGAGGCATAAATTTTGGGAAACCCAACCTGTTGGGCAGTTCAAGGATCTTGGGAACGCGAGCATCCCCGAAGGTCCAATTGAGCAGCCAACACTGCTTTCAGAAGTCAAACAAGAGCCATATAATCTTCCAACTCCTTATGAGTGGATTACATGTGATATGGACTCTGAAGAGATGTGCGCTGAGGTGTATAGTCTCCTAGCTAATAACTATGTTGAGGATGACGAGAacatgtttagatttaattACTCGAAGGAGTTTCTTCAATGGGCTTTGCGCCCTCCTGGTTTCTACAGGAGTTGGCACATTGGAGTAAGGGTAAAGAGCTCAAAAAAATTGGTTGCATTCATTACTGGGATTCCTGCCAAAATCCGTGTTCGCAATGATGTAGTAGTGATGGCTGAGGTTAATTTTTTGTGTGTCCACAAGAAGCTTAGATCAAAAAGACTGGCTCCAGTGTTGATCAAGGAGGTCACAAGGAGGATTCATTTGGAAAATATCTGGCAAGCTGCCTATACTGCTGGTGTTGTCCTTCCTACACCCATAACGACTTGTCAATATTGGCATAGATCTTTGAATCCAAAGAAGCTTATCGATGTTGGGTTTTCTAGGCTTGGTCCAAGAATGACAATGAGCCGAACGATAAAGCTGTACAAATTACCAGATCAGACTGCGACCCCTGGATTCAGAAAGATGGAACCCCATGATGTCCCTGCAGTTACTCGCTTGCTTAGAAATTACCTGAAACAATTTGTTGTTGCACCAGATTTTGATGAGTTAGATGTGGAACATTGGCTTCTTCCTAGGGAGAATGTTGTGAACAGTTACTTGGTCGCAAGTCCTGATAATCAAGAAATCACCGACTTCTGTAGTTTTTACACCTTACCCTCTTCAATACTTGGTAGCCTTAGCTATTCTAGTCTCAAGGCTGCTTATTCTTATTACAATGTGTCCACAAAGACCCCATTACTTCAGCTGATGAACGATGTTCTTATTGTTGCCAAGAAAGAGGAATTTGATGTTTTCAATGCTTTGGATGTTATGCAGAACGAGATATTCTTGAAGGAGCTGAAGTTTGGTCCAGGAGACGGGAAACTTCACTACTACCTCTACAACTATCGGCTAAAACATGTATTGAGATCGTCAGAACTTGGGCTTGTACTCTTGTAG
- the LOC140829195 gene encoding uncharacterized protein, whose product MPPRRKENVNQEGGESLANQEGTQAPQPEQHVVEPQVEEMDLQISTTNDQVSNRVIGELTDTKIEEISLALSKAMADCLKSILCKPSKSLRGEQNTTGKEADQGSKQVQGSNQFTELDQGVGHSKAGDARRPEFAPPNQQEERYTPSHNREETLGGRVRPYPRTDGVGSSKQPVNQVHAITNPLYQPRMDDDIPHLGYQGVDGSFQGWNAGYSTGAQTRGANYYHHLLPNRNAAVIDHDVVRETVQELYGPALRQIGRPKFLKPYPDYVDVNNPFPKGYKVPDFSLFSGENSQSSLEHIARFTIRCGELENLENFTNLKLRLFPNTLTGTAFSWYATLPRNSILSWRDMEKKFHTQFYRTEHEVCIADLSRMSQKKEETIDMFIDRFKKTKNMCKVFLPETEFVKIAQKGLDFELQKKFQGMEFRDFFELAAKVGEYEELLTEESAKKKTTVSSYYQEVEEISLAEIRSNGSCIVPLLKRKSTESDRKSTTQPPKDMQYTFDVSKTDDIFDFLDRINHGILKFPNKHDSMAVDDDSFLPVASVHVNVTDLKNLLKEKRSRSFAVKDLIIKKCWIPKGQLFEANGRNNTDRVRTVQQHFPRNIGESAAYRPRNQHFFERPVHENQGFRGESSCNQYQRYSNKRDTYGVEPRQMEINKKSADQDREWRVDEISKGKMIESRRERPRYVLPARGEFSESWRMAQHKTFPRPPTRTQKRRLLRERAIARREESAKLRKKPTIDSPVIRDQVGSKSKFGRSATEDKLVDADDDLLSEEDDQREKTINFYVGEFHITVDCATGVVILPQRFKMMEEEDGELMSQESVQKKEHANKLPEGSSRVIIKQGHPNKPQQVILEKPTPAMTKHIRPLYIKAHVNGKPVSRVLIDNGSAVNVLPVRMLKSLGKNEEDLIPSEVSVAAFTGETTKTIGVFPADVTVGSMSSLCAFFVVNSSANFQALLGRDWIHANQCIPSSMHQLLLFWKGDDVEVVEADGQPFQTSASAVEVRYYNGDFGPIKIRSNSKKENPLYMQTPTPSSVLERILKPTVLVPSRPIIQPLIEEIDG is encoded by the exons ATGCCGCCAAGAAGAAAGGAAAACGTGAATCAGGAGGGTGGGGAGTCTCTGGCGAATCAAGAGGGAACTCAAGCGCCTCAGCCAGAACAACACGTTGTTGAACCACAGGTTGAAGAAATGGATCTACAGATTTCTACTACTAATGACCAAGTCTCAAACAGGGTGATTGGAGAACTGACTGATACAAAGATTGAGGAAATCTCACTGGCATTATCTAAGGCGATGGCTGACTGTTTGAAATCCATTTTGTGTAAGCCGAGTAAGTCCCTTCGAGGAGAGCAAAATACTACTGGCAAAGAGGCTGACCAAGGAAGCAAACAAGTCCAGGGAAGTAATCAATTCACTGAACTCGACCAGGGAGTGGGACATTCAAAGGCTGGCGATGCTCGCCGCCCAGAGTTCGCACCCCCAAACCAACAGGAAGAAAGGTACACGCCTTCACATAACAGGGAGGAAACTTTAGGTGGAAGAGTTCGGCCATATCCACGTACAGATGGAGTGGGGAGTTCGAAACAACCTGTTAACCAAGTCCATGCGATTACTAATCCTTTGTATCAACCAAGAATGGATGATGATATACCACACTTGGGTTATCAGGGAGTTGATGGAAGTTTTCAAGGATGGAATGCTGGTTACAGTACAGGGGCTCAGACTCGGGGGGCAAACTATTATCACCATCTGCTCCCCAACAGAAATGCAGCAGTGATCGATCATGATGTGGTGAGAGAAACTGTTCAAGAGCTATATGGGCCGGCCTTGAGACAAATTGGCCgcccaaaatttctcaagccaTACCCCGACTACGTAGATGTCAACAATCCATTTCCCAAAGGTTACAAGGTACCAGATTTCAGCCTATTTTCTGGAGAAAATAGTCAATCTAGCCTTGAACACATTGCAAGGTTCACTATAAGGTGTGGGGAGCTGGAAAACTTGGAAAACTTTACTAATTTGAAGCTGAGATTGTTCCCAAATACCCTTACTGGCACAGCATTTTCTTGGTATGCCACACTTCCCCGAAACTCAATCTTAAGTTGGCGAGATATGGAGAAGAAATTCCATACTCAGTTTTACCGAACTGAGCATGAGGTGTGCATCGCTGATTTGTCAAGGATGTCTCAGAAGAAAGAAGAAACAATTGATATGTTCATTGATAGGTTTAAGAAAACAAAGAACATGTGCAAGGTGTTTCTGCCAGAGACTGAGTTTGTCAAAATAGCCCAAAAGGGGCTAGACTTTGAGCTCCAGAAGAAGTTTCAAGGTATGGAATTCAGAGATTTTTTTGAACTTGCAGCAAAGGTTGGGGAGTACGAGGAACTATTGACAGAGGAGTCGGCTAAGAAGAAAACAACAGTGAGCTCTTATTACCAAGAGGTAGAAGAGATTTCCCTGGCCGAGATTCGATCGAACGGCTCGTGCATAGTCCCTTTACTCAAGAGAAAATCCACAGAGTCAGATAGGAAGAGCACCACCCAACCTCCTAAGGACATGCAGTACACATTTGATGTTTCCAAGACAGACGACATATTTGATTTTCTG GACAGAATTAACCATGGAATCTTGAAGTTCCCTAACAAACATGATTCCATGGCAGTGGATGATGATTCTTTTCTCCCAGTAGCTTCTGTTCATGTGAATGTGACAGATTTGAAGAATCTTCTCAAGGAGAAAAGAAGCCGATCCTTTGCAGTGAAAGACCTAATAATTAAGAAATGTTGGATCCCAAAGGGTCAACTGTTTGAAGCTAATGGAAGGAATAATACTGATCGAGTAAGAACAGTTCAACAGCATTTCCCTAGAAATATTGGTGAATCCGCGGCCTATCGGCCGAGGAACCAACATTTCTTCGAGAGACCAGTGCATGAGAATCAAGGGTTCAGAGGGGAGTCATCTTGCAATCAATACCAAAGATACTCGAACAAGAGAGATACATATGGAGTAGAGCCGCGACAGATGGAAATCAACAAAAAGTCAGCTGACCAAGATAGAGAGTGGCGTGTGGATGAAATatcaaaaggaaaaatgattgagAGCAGGAGAGAAAGGCCCAGATACGTCCTTCCAGCTAGAGGGGAGTTCAGTGAGTCTTGGAGGATGGCCCAACACAAAACGTTCCCTAGGCCACCGACTAGGACTCAAAAGAGACGGCTATTGAGAGAAAGAGCTATTGCAAGGAGAGAAGAGTCAGCTAAATTGAGAAAAAAACCCACAATTGATAGTCCAGTCATCAGAGATCAGGTGGGGAGTAAATCCAAGTTTGGAAGATCGGCTACTGAGGATAAGTTAGTAGACGCTGATGACGATCTGTTAAGTGAGGAGGACGATCAAAGAGAAAAAACAATCAATTTTTACGTTGGAGAGTTTCACATCACTGTGGATTGTGCCACAGGAGTAGTGATACTACCTCAGAGATTTAAGATGATGGAAGAAGAGGATGGGGAGTTGATGTCCCAAGAATCAGTGCAAAAGAAAGAGCATGCAAATAAACTCCCTGAAGGGAGTTCAAGAGTGATTATCAAGCAGGGCCACCCAAATAAGCCCCAACAGGTGATACTTGAGAAACCTACACCGGCCATGACCAAGCACATCAGGCCATTGTACATCAAGGCCCATGTCAATGGGAAACCAGTGTCTAGGGTCTTGATTGACAATGGCTCAGCTGTGAATGTTCTTCCGGTAAGAATGTTGAAAAGTCTCGGCAAAAATGAAGAAGACTTGATTCCTTCGGAAGTTTCGGTTGCTGCATTTACAGGGGAAACTACCAAAACCATTGGGGTATTCCCCGCTGATGTTACTGTGGGGAGTATGTCATCTTTATGTGCATTTTTCGTGGTAAACTCCTCCGCCAACTTCCAAGCGTTGTTAGGCAGAGATTGGATCCATGCAAACCAGTGCATACCATCCTCAATGCACCAGCTTTTGTTATTTTGGAAAGGGGATGACGTGGAGGTCGTAGAAGCGGATGGACAACCCTTTCAAACAAGTGCAAGTGCAGTGGAGGTCAGATATTACAATGGGGATTTTGGGCCTATCAAAATTCGTAGCAAcagcaagaaagaaaatccgTTGTACATGCAAACACCAACTCCAAGCTCGGTGTTGGAAAGAATCCTCAAACCTACTGTTCTCGTGCCGTCTAGGCCGATAATTCAGCCGCTGATTGAGGAGATTGATGGTTGA
- the LOC140829198 gene encoding casein kinase 1-like protein 2 encodes MEPRVGNKFRLGRKIGSGSFGEIYLGTNIQTNEEVAIKLENVKTKHPQLMYESKLYRLLQGGTGIPYIRWFGVEGDYNVLVMDLLGPSLEDLFNFCSRKLSLKTVLILADQMINRVEFVHSKSFLHRDIKPDNFLMGLGRRANQVFAIDFGLAKKYRDSSTHRHIPYRENKNLTGTARYASMNTHLGIEQSRRDDLESLGYVFMYFLRGSLPWQGLKAGTKKQKYERICEKKVSTSIETLCRSYPAEFASYFHYCRSLRFDDKPDYTYLKRIFRDLFIREGFQFDYVYDWTILNFQQSQLTKSPLGVLGPAAGTSSGMRNANIDRPSGGEEENTLGWSANTTRGRKFLDSGSLSRQKDPIANSAKGKESSSTNILRQLSSSRRPAVPTSREPEISGQGPDRSRSRTAGASPSALQKSSSFTRLDQTRFSSSGNPPNIKSFESTLKGMETLNFGNNGRVQY; translated from the exons ATGGAACCGCGTGTGGGGAATAAATTTCGGCTGGGCCGGAAAATTGGGAGTGGCTCGTTCGGAGAGATCTATTTAG GTACTAATATTCAGACGAATGAAGAGGTTGCCATTAAGCTT GAAAATGTCAAGACTAAACATCCTCAGTTAATGTATGAGTCAAAGTTGTACAGATTACTTCAAGGAGGAA CTGGAATTCCATATATCAGATGGTTTGGAGTAGAGGGAGACTATAATGTTCTTGTTATGGATTTACTGGGACCTAGTCTTGAAGACTTGTTTAACTTCTGTAGTCGGAAGCTTTCACTTAAAACAGTGTTGATACTGGCAGATCAAATG ATTAATCGTGTTGAGTTTGTTCACTCCAAGTCTTTCCTGCATCGGGATATCAAGCCTGACAACTTTTTAATGGGTTTGGGAAGGCGTGCAAATCAG GTTTTCGCAATTGATTTTGGGCTTGCCAAGAAATATAGAGACTCATCAACGCATAGGCACATTCCGTATAG ggaaaataaaaatttgactGGAACAGCCAGATATGCAAGCATGAATACACATCTTGGCATTG AACAGAGTCGCAGGGATGATCTGGAATCACTTGGATATGTTTTCATGTACTTCTTAAGGGGAAG TCTTCCTTGGCAGGGGCTGAAGGCTGGAACCAAGAAACAGAAGTACGAGAGAATTTGTGAAAAGAAAGTTTCAACCTCTATCGAG ACTTTGTGCCGCAGTTACCCTGCTGAGTTTGCGTCTTACTTTCATTATTGCCGTTCTCTTAGATTTGATGATAAACCAGATTATACCTATTTAAAGAGAATTTTCCGTGACCTTTTTATTCGCGAAG GTTTTCAATTTGATTACGTTTATGACTGGACAATTTTGAACTTTCAGCAATCCCAGCTCACCAAATCTCCCCTTGGGGTCCTT gGCCCCGCTGCTGGCACAAGTTCGGGAATGCGCAATGCAAATATTGATAGGCCATCAG GTGGTGAAGAAGAGAATACCCTTGGTTGGTCTGCAAATACTACTCGTGGCAGAAAATTTTTGGATTCTGGAAGCTTATCTAGGCAGAAAGACCCAATAGCTAACTCAGCCAAGGGTAAAGAA TCATCTAGTACCAACATTTTGCGACAACTTTCATCTTCAAGACGACCTGCTGTGCCAACCAGTCGCGAGCCTGAGATTTCTGGCCAAGGTCCTGACCGTTCACGCTCCCGTACAGCAGGTGCTAGCCCAAGTGCACTCCAAAAAAGTTCAAGCTTCACACGATTGGATCAGACTCGCTTTTCTTCTTCAGGAAATCCCCCCAACATAAAGAGTTTTGAATCTACATTGAAAGGAATGGAGACCCTGAACTTTGGCAACAATGGAAGGGTGCAATATTAG